The genomic stretch TCCGGTACGATCAGCAATATAACGCAGAATTGCAATCTTCCTCGATTCAAACAAGGGATCACCTTCGATATAGTAAATTCTTGTAGCGCTAAGAGCAATTGTAAGGATTACGAATCCACTAATTATCAATGTTTCGAGTCTCGAAGGAATCaaaatttggaagaatttcaagaaagtaaaTTCATGAGTTTtcctgttgttgaaggtaGCTGGCATTGTGATATGCTTTCTAACCAAGGTTGAAAATGGACCAGTTAATGACTTAAATAAGCCAGGAAATAATATCTTTGACCAGTTGCAAATGGCAGCAAGAACGAAAACAAGACACCAATATCCAAGTAAGCCAGATCCATAGTAGAGAGAAAAATCATAGTTGTCCAAGAACACATCATATGCTCTCATATAAAGATCAGTGACATTATCTTGTAACTTAATTGGCACCTCGACTACTTCAGTGGCATTGAAACCTTCAATATCAGCTGGAGATTTGGCATTCTTGGTGTAGTTAACATAGGCTTGTTCCAATTGATCCATAGTGAGAGTGACATTAACTTCCAGGCATGCTTCAATGAGAACTTTATAATTCTTGGTGGTATTTCTACCGGCATAACTGTAACATCCTGCAACACTACTCAATGCATAAGGGtttgaacaataacaaGTTGTTTGATCAATATCAGCAGAGCACCAAGTGGCAGTCGAAGAAAGTTGATAATTGCAGGCATACATCGCTTTCTTTGGAGCACCATACTTTTCATAAGGAGCTGCTGTTCCAGCAGCTACAGATAACAAAGAACCAATAGTGAGGTAGAAGATACCCGACTTCATTTTATTTCCGTTTGGTCTTTTTGCAAATGATTTGTTACGAATATAGTAAGATTTGATTTTCGAGATTACTGGAATTTGGTATAGTTAAATAGTAGAGGGCCAATCATCTCACAAAGAGCTAAGGCAAAAATTATGGCACTTCAGTTAGCAAGCATACTGAATTGGATCAACGGCACCTTCCATGATTGGCCAAATATCAAAGACTTCTGAATATTAAAAGAAAATTACCATCTATTGTCCATAAATGGGTCGCCTTGCAGCAGAACGATTTTGCATTcatttatttattttttgCTCTTCTTTATGCACCTCTGCAAAATGGATATTTTTGCTGTGGTTTCCAAGCTTTTATTTAATTGCGTTTCCAAAttaacaagaaacaaagacTTGGCTATGAGTTGTCTCTTTTCATTATTGTGAAGATGTACTAGATAAGGAGCAAGGAGAACAAAAATTCCGGTGGGCCATTATTTCATGTGAAAGTGTTCCCGATGCCGATCTATAATTATCAATTCGATCTTCAGTCTCTCGTAGATTATCTTGAGAAAAGCTTTTTTACTTCATCGTCTACAATTCCTTCTatttattcaacaaaagacTAATGAAGTACTCGTACTGAATCAGTTCCCCAACCCCAAGCAAAATCTTGGGTACAATTTGACATTTGACCCCTTCTTGGCTCTCTCTCGTTATGCAACGTTCTTATTATGTATTGTCGTTAAATCAGTTTCCTAGTTCACAAATTGCAAATTATTTTTTCTTCGAGTTTCCAAATGGTCTAGTCTGGGGCTGTCCTTCGTAGCCCATGGTCTGGAATTAGGAGTCAGTAGACCCGAAGGTGATTGGCCCTGTAGAGAAATTTTGAGCGTCGAATCCCGGCTAAAGAAACTAATTTTTCCCAATGAAATGACAATTTTAGTTGCCACCCCTTCCTATCAGGAATTGAACTACACAAGGCATTTATTAAAGTACTTATTTTCATAATTCGGCAAGATTTCAAGACTGTTCCCCTGACTTTTTGCAGGCGCTGCGTTTTTACTAGTTTGGAGCCATTTTGAATATGAACAAACGGAAGCCCATACGTAGACTTTAACATTACGTCGGCTACATTATCTCTCCTCCCGACCATGGTTATGAACTGTTACGGGTTATTGTACCTGGTTGTTATGAGTGTGTAAAAAAACTTATCTTTTTGATCAAACAATAGGGTGGTTAGTCCGTAGGATATTTTTTAATATTATCCGCCTTGCATTATTTTTGAAATGAATAAAGCTTTCTCTCTGCAGAGCCGTATGCTACAATTACAATGCTGGTAAAGTTTAACATTTACCCAAGGAACAAGAAGTGGGATCTGAAAATTAAGATATTATTCGTAATTATTTAGCTAGTGAAATTTTTGCGACACAACGTCCTCGCTCCAAACGGGTATTTCTACTGGTTCAAGGGAGTTTCGGAGCTAACGCTGTCAAGGCTTTCCCGGATGGTATCAAGAACTGCGGCTTCAGGGACGGTTAATGGCTGGTATGCGCTTAACCTCTTGTTTATTCTCCTCTGCTGCCATTCTACCGGGATCAACGGTAATCTTCCGTACTTCTCTTCGAACAATAATGAAGTGAAGGTAATTATGACTACTAACCAGTACAAATTGTATCCAATGACGCTTCCGTAAGTGGCTGAGTTAGTCCATCCAAAAACGGCTGTGAACATCATCCAAAATGCGCCATCATCTTGCAATTCTCCGTTGCAGCAGTTGACATGCCAAACGCTGGTAGCTATATCATACGAACCAGGACCATGTCCAGTTTCGCTGACATCAAATCCATCACAAAGATTGATGAAGTGTTGTAATTCGAAATTCCAGATTCCCTTGGAGAACAAGCCTGCTGCCACCAAGTACAAAAAGCATGTCGAAGTGATCAAGAACCATTGCAAAGACAAGGTGTTTCCTGATCTGTATAATAACACACCAATGAAACTTCCAATGATGATAGCAAGAACAACTGAGTTTACAAGTGCTACCAAGGAAGTGTTTTCGTTGATACCAATACCACCAATAAAGACGATGGCTTCCATACCTTCTCTCAAGGTGGTGACGAAGGGCAAGATAAACATGGAGTACTTTTCGGACCATAATgccaacttggaagaccAGGTTTGGTTCTCTatgttcaagttgttcctTTCCCTATGTCCCCTCACAGCCTTGTTTAAGTAGTCTGAGTTATGAATCAATGTTGACAACTTATACTTCCATTTCTCTTGCATCTTGTTGATACGAAGGATCTTGATTCCCATGATTGAAATGATGATACTAGccaaaatggaaaatgtACCCTCCCAGTAATGCTCTGCTACTGCCCAAAGATCTTGTCCCAAGATGTAGAAGACTCCCAAGATTACAGTTCCCACTAGTAAGCATACTACAAGACCCAAGAATCCACCTACCCATATCTGGAGCTTCAAATAACGGTATATGCTATCAGTATCTACTTCTTGTTGCTCTTCTTCGGCACTAGAAGAGGAACCTTCTGGTACAAGTAAGGCTTCAGACGTACTTCTGTATGATCCATTACGATGTTTCTTTTTGTCTGGCGTGGAGGTAAAGTTTCCGCTCTTGAAACTTTGGTGGAGAAAGGCAAGCAATACCGAGATAATGATTGCCAGTTCCAAAGTTTCTCTCAAGACGATGAGAAACGCCTGAATAGAGAAGTAATCCTCGAAAGTTTGGGCCATTTTATAAATTTTTTGTATGAGCAAATTTAGTTTCCACTTTCAATATCACTATTTCACTGGATCAATCTGACGGCAGCTTGGATTACTTATGTGATATGGAAGCTGTCAGCACTAAGAAAAAGATGGATTAGGCGATTTCCTAACTGGGGTCGCTTAGAAACGTTAGTCCTAAACACGAATGCACAATCCACAGCTTTCTACTGTGAGGCACCTTGATTTGTAATTGAATGTGAACGGccattttccaaatcaaatcaCAAAttatctttttcatctATATAATTTCCTGCAGGCAGACTCGAGTTGACGTCGAAATCGGAACACTTCCGCAGCAGGATCCCGAGATCGGGATTCTCGTAAGTCTGTACCAATTGGTCAGACCAATTGATTAGACGAAGACAAAAAGTGCAGGAGTTATAGACTACTAAAATTGGTATTATGGGATAACGACAAAGCAGAGCCGAAAGAGAAGTGCTACAGCTGAAGACAAGCCGAGAAATTGGCGGAGGAGCCGTTTGATCAGCATGCTAAAAGTGGCACTAACGCCGATTTCAGTCAGATTTTGCATCCAATTTTCATTCCTAAGTTATCTTTTTTTCAAGGGAAACACCTAAGTGGATTTTCATTTCGCCAACCGGGAATAAATACAATTTTTCCATTTATGGTGTTATTCTAGTCTTGAAAATTGAGTATTCGAAATGTTTTTGAATTAGGTGCAAAAAGTTGGCTATTTTAACTGAGAATTAGACAATCCAGTAGACGTATTTTTAATGAGAACTATTGAACCTCAAGATCAGAATTACGCATATTAAGCTTAGTGAGCCGACTGAAATCTCTTGGATCTCGATTTTGCTCCCTCGTAGACAGCTTCTTCGAGCTCGGAAGACCAAGGAGAGTTGTCTAGTAGGCGTTTTCAAGGTATTCACTAGATTTGAACGGTTAAAGCTGTTCGATGCTTGAGAGACTGTCCAGGGTGGAACTGTGCTAATCCAAGCTGAAAAATATCAAGATTAAGATACGTCTTGACGATAAACGACAGAGGAGTATTTAGGAAGGGGCCCGTAGAGCTGAGTACAAAGAGTGTGGAAGAGTGGTGCTGAAGCTACTTTCCTACAACATTACTCTAGTTATGGCTGAGAAACGAAATCTACTGGTGCTTCTGGTCATTCTATACTAGATTTAGAAAATAGGGTGCTAGAAGGTGTTCCTAAAGCTGGAGTCCCGGAGATACCCCACTTGGATGTACCGCAGAAGTTTTTCCGGCAGCACAGCGAACATGGAGAGAAGCTAGGGAGAGCTAgcaacatcaagaagagaaatctCGCTAGAAGTATGActgaaaagagaaatgTACTGTCTGGCAAGAAAAACATTAAGTAGGAGCTGAGAATTATTCGGTTTGTAGTGTGTTGCTGTGAATGAGTTCGTCTTAGTGGTGCTCGTCTGGCTGGTCgagaatagcgagaaaacGGAAATAGAGAGCACTCCAGAATGAACAAGAGaataagaaaaagagagTAAATGTAGCAGTTAGATAAGTAGTAAAAATTACAGAGACAGAGACTTGGAAGTGAATCTACAGTTTTACCGACGTAAAGTAAGTTGCAGTCACAGTCATAGAGGATATCCCTAATTATGTCCCTATGTGTTGGCCAGTTTGGGCTCCTTCTCAGTAGTGAGATTGGCGTGGTTTTGTGCTTGTGAGCATTTGACTCAACGGTTTCATGTGCTGAAAACGGGAGAATTCACACCAGGCGTCAGTAGCTATGAACTATGGAAGAtacagaaattgaaaaacaCTTCAGAATAACACAAGTGTAAGGCATTGTGGACGTCAGCATGAGCGTGCCTATCTATTCTTAGCGAGCTGCTTACACTAGTCTTGTGTTCCCgtattcttgttctcgCTATTTTTCCAGTATTTCTCTCCCTGTAAAGCCGTGCGCTCGTCGCTGTGTCTCTCACACTTCCCCTATCGACAGTGCAACCAACCAACCATACACTATTAAGGACGAATTTGAACAGACGCCAGTGCAAATCATACGACTACCTGCAAAACGAGCAACTCCAGACTTCCACCTGATTTAAGCTCCACAAGTCTGGTTTCTCGCTAATTGTTTCTCGCTAACTCTCCCAACTCCCCAACTCTCCACCGTCCCTACAACCTGTCCCTACAACCTTCCCCCCACTCCCGGTGCACCAGTGTCCGAGGGCCAAGGTCGGGTGCACGCTTCGGGTGCAATCTGCAGGACGCGGCCCTTTTTCTGTGCCTTACCTGCTTTGCACAATCCAGGCTACATCGGCAATAGTGAAATCCAACAATATTAGAGGCAGAAATGTTCAAAATAgaatctttttcttttcctttccTCTGTGAATCCAGTCACTACTGTCTAATCATATACGCCCCAATGTTGTCTAGAACCATTGCCCGTGCCTCCAGAGTATGTATCGTGTTCCCTTGCGAGACCTCGGCTCGTATACATCCGAGACCCAGCGATGAGGTCGGCTGGTGTCCCGAAACACGGTCCAGCGATTCGATTTCAAGAAGCTGATGAATCCAAGAGGTCAGATAAAGAGAAGTGTAGGAAGATCCACCGCAGCAGCTGATGTAGTGTTGATCAGGGACCACCCTTTGATCGCTGTTGCTAGAAACGGTGTCTACTGACGTGAAATCGCGGTATCTGTGAGAATCGAGAATCGAGAATCAACCTGTTACAGACATCCACCATGAGAACTTTGGAAACCcaatgaaatcaacgaaAACAAATTGTAACAACTATCATGTGATCTTTTATGACCCCATATTGACATTGTCGACCATCACATTGGTTGACGTCGTAGTTTGCCGAGTCGACACATATATTCACCGTCTGTCGATTTCAAATCTCGCGATTGTCAATTCTCATTTCCCAGACTTGAGTTCGCATTCCTTAGTGCTGATTTTTCACCCCATTGTGCATTCCGTCAGCTCACATTCACAGTGATAGCAGCCACTATTTAGACGATATTAGATTGCACTCACAACATTGACTCACTAAAATTACATCTCGTATCTCATTTGTCAAGAACCCATTTCTCGTCTCAGAGCTCAATTCTGAGGTTATCTGATTTCGCATTTTTCATACGCATTTAATACTAACAATTCAGGCTGTTGCTCAACAGAAAAGATTCTTGTCTTTGCACGAATACCGTTCCGCTGCCTTGCTTGAGCAATACGGCGTCGGTGTTCCTAAAGGTTACGCCGCTACCACGGCTGAAGGCGCCTTTGACGCTGCTAAGAAGCTCGGAACCACTGAGTTGGTCATCAAGGCCCAAGCCTTGACCGGTGGCCGTGGTAAGGGTCACTTCGACTCTGGTTTACAAGGAGGTGTCAAATTGATTTCgtctccagaagaagccaaggACTTGGCTGCTCAGATGTTGGGCCACAAGTTGATCACAAAGCAGACCGGAGCTGCCGGAAAAGAAGTCACTGCCGTATACAttgtagaaagaagagatgCCTTGACTGAAGCTTACGTAGCCATCTTGAACGACAGAGCCGCCCAGACTCCAATCATTGTCGCTTCTTCCCAGGGTGGTATGGACATCGAAGGTGTTGCTGCCGAGACCCCAGAAGCCATCCACACTTTCAAGGTtgacttgaaggaaggtGTCACTGACAAATTAGCTACAGAAGTAGCTTCCGTATTGGGCTACACCGACGCTGCCATCCCAGAAGCAGCCAAGGCTGTCCAGAACTTGTACAAGgtgtttgaagaaaaggactGCACCCAAGTTGAAATCAACCCTTTGTCTGAAACTCCAGACCACAAGGTATTGGCCATGGACGCCAAGTTGGGCTTTGATGACAATGCTTCGTTccgtcaagaagaagtattcAACTGGAGAGACCCAACCCAGGAAGACCctgaagaagtcgaagCTTCCAAGTACGGcttgaacttcatcaagttggacGGTAACATCGCCAACATCGTCAACGGTGCCGGTTTGGCCATGGCCACTATGgacatcatcaagttgtACGGAGGTAAGCctgccaacttcttggactgTGGTGGTACTGCCACCCCTGCCACTATCGAGAAGGCTTTCGAATTGATCTTGTCTGACAAGAAGGTCAACGGTATCTTTGTCAACATCTTCGGTGGTATCGTCAGATGTGACTACGTTGCCGAAGGTTTGATTGCTGCcaccaagaacttcaacttggacatTCCAGTTGTCGTCAGATTACAGGGTACCAACATGCAACAGGCCAAGGAGTTGATTGATAACTCGggcttgaagttgtttgcctttgaagacttggacCCTGCCGCCGAAAAGATCGTCGAATTGGCTCCAGCCAACTAGATAGATTTATATAGCTAATCCATAGAGTGAGAGAAAAGAGTAGAAGATATGGTAATGAAGTAGTACGCAAGTAATTCAGCATCAAGTTGTACAAATCGTTCAATTATATAGCTATGtagttgttcaacttctagCTCCGCAGTGTGGGGTTGAAAATCGAGCCATATTTGATGGCAGACCTTGTCAAATTCTCAATACGGAAGCGATATTGACAGGAAATACTGGCAGTGTGGTTATTGGCTACAAGAGAACTGCAAATCtcgttgatttcttcgGAATGGTAGCAGAAACTTGGCTTGTGTACGTCCTTTTCGGACGGTTTTTGTCTTCTATTTGCACGTTAATCTGGTTCTTCTCATACTGATGGCCCTTAATATCAGACTATCAATACTAATTTCGTTTATAAACTTACACTTTGGCTATGAAATTTCTCCATATCTATACGATATAAACCACTCTCTAGTTGTATGTTTGTTGCAGCAAATTCTACAGAATCTATTTGCTTCTCGCTAAGAGCCTGTCACTAAATTCTTCCTCAATAAATATTTCCTCACTAAATATTTCCTCACTAAATCTTTCACTCTCACTAAATCTCACTACAGGTAGTGTTTGAACCGCTCCCGCCACTACGAAAATTAAGTACGCCACCAATAATTGCTACTACTCCCATTATCGATTGTCAATTGATAttagaattgttgaattctgCATTTCTTTCACTGAAGCCAATCCTTACTGTCGAGATTCAgtgatttttcagcatcTTCTATACGAAAATATCGGAGCTTTTCATCGAGAAGCTTACATTTTATAAGAGTCTTGGAATTGTCAATACACCTTATTTTGGATCTTTAATTGAATCATAACTGGTCCAAATTGAATTGCAATTCAATCTTCAGTAGCGCTTCATTACAATTGATCTTCCACACACATAATTGAAAGATCTACATTCGAAATCtcaatcttcaattgcaatCGTAGATCTGCAATCCATTTCACTTTCAGTACATCATAAACTTCATTTAACATGTTCTTGACAAGATCCGAATACGACCGTGGTGTTTCTACATTCTCTCCTGAAGGAAGATTGTTCCAGGTCGAATATTCCTTAGAAGCCATCAAGCTTGGCTCCACTGCCATCGGTATTTCAACCTCCGAGGGTGTCATATTGGGTGTAGAAAAGAGAGTCTCGTCGTCGTTATTGGAACATACCAGTATTGAAAAAATCGTCGAAATTGACAAACACATTGGTTGTGCTATGTCCGGATTGACAGCCGATGCCAGATCCATGATCGACCATGCCCGTGTATCGTCGTTGACTCACAACTTGTACTATGACGAAGACATTCAGGTCGAAAGTTTGACACAGTCGGTCTGTGATTTGGCGTTAAGATTTGGGGAAGGCGCCGGTGGTGAAAAGAGATTGATGTCAAGACCATTTGGTGTAGCTCTTTTGATTGCTGGGATCGACAAGGATAAGGGTCCTCAGTTGTACCATGCTGAACCCTCTGGTACTTTCTACAGGTACGAAGCTAAAGCTATTGGATCAGGTTCCGAAGGTGCACAATCGGAATTGCAGAACGAATACCACAAGTCAATGACTTTGAAGGAAGCAGAATTATTGGCGTTGAAGACCTTGAAACAAGTCATGGAAGAGAAATTGGACTGTAAGAATGCCCAATTGGCCAGTGTTACAGCTGAAGGAGGCTTCCAGATCTACAGTGACGAAAAGACagatgaaatcatcaagGCCTTGATTGAACTGCAAGTTGACGAAGATCCAGCCCTTTCGGGTAATTAGATGTACCATAAATTAAAGAAAATAGTCATaagaaaatgtagaagaTACACTAGTACTTTTTGTACAACTTATCGTAGATGTATCTTACACTTGAAGCTCTAAATTGAAGCTACATAATAGAAACAGTAAGATCCACAAGCCTCCATTTCATTGCAGACACGATATGGAGTAGAGCTATTATTGTATATTGTAACTTACATAGAGCTATTCAGGGAAACATCTTTCCAATGATTCActcaaaatcaagatcAGCTTATTCTCAGATTCACCGTATGTCCTCAACACTGCAATAAAATCTGACAACGACGCGGTAAATGTGTCAAAATGCCCATGCAACGAATTGTCCATATTTACATATCTGTTGTTTATCAGGCTGGCATCCATGGTCTTGTCCTTAAACATCTCAGGATAGTTTGTTGAGTATTTCTCAAACAATTCTACATCACAAGTTATAAGTACCTTCTTAAGACGGCTTAAGTAGTGGTTGAACAGGATTACAATGTcaaacatcttcttgagagCAAGGAGCAAATGCGGTTTGGTGATTAATGAATCGTTGATAAGCgtattcaagaattcactGAGATTCAGAATCAACGTGTCTACATTAGCAAGTTCCCTTTCacgatttcttgaagatgttcTCACTTTATTCATCCTACTGTTATGGATCTTGTCGTCAAATATGgtgttgttgctgttataattgttgaaggtgttgaacttggaattgAAATGGGCTTCGatgttattattgttattgacATCTGAGCCAAGCACTTTCTCCTTTAATATCTCTTCAGTTCTGGCCAAACTCTCTTGAAACACTTTGAAACGAGATTCTACAACGTCGTAGTTCAAGTAGATCTGCAATTCGTTGACAAACTCTCGAACTCTACTGTGCAATACTCTGCATCTGAGAATCCACTTCCTGATACGAGGATCGAACGAAGCGTGCTTCCACACCTCTGAATGGTTAATGTCCCTCCAAGTATTGtcattgaacttggaaatgaaCTTTAAGATAATTAGAATCTTGAACATGAGCTCGTAGTGATATGATAACTCTCTGATTACTATGAGGTTGAGTGGAAATGGTAAGCTTACAGACAAGTCTATACTTGTAATAGCGTACTCATCAGAATGGTTCGGGTCATGGCCCGTCTTCTCAGCATCTGTAGGCAGAGCATTTCTCTTGAATGTCTTGTTCAAAAGTGAACGTAAGTTCGCCccatcttcgtcttcggAATCAAAAGCTTCTACTTCCATGATTTCTTTAGCTACTTGATAGAAGTTAGATGACGTTATGGAAAATTTTTGGTTCTGTCTCACAATGGCTGAGATAGATGTCATTTTCTCCTGCTGAGGTATGTCAGAGAAACTGTTGCCCTTTATTTCAAAAGTGTCTAGATAATTTTTTTCGAGTCTTGATACAGAGACATTGTAtctatttcttttcaaatccGAAAATgacttttcaagaaagttgTCAATCTTGAATGAATCCCTAAAGAGAAAAACTGACTGGAACTCATTGATCAAGCCACGGAACTGCATTCCTTCAAAGAGAAGTTTCATAAGGAGCTTGTTGGCTCTGTTGTAGAAGGCCTCTATCTTCAACTCGAGGTCGTGGGTGTATATTCCTGTGATCGGCTCAATTATCTCtttgagattgttgaagttattcAAACCAGTACATAGTTTAAATACATTCAAGAACTTACCCGTGTTGAGAATCTTCATTTGGATGTCGACATTAGAAAACTGGTCAATAAGTCCATCTGATTTGACTATAAATAACTCGTTCCAGTAGTGTTCGCTTCTGGCATGGAAGATATCGATAAGACTGTCGGGAACAGGCTTCTCCCGGATTACAAACTCATCGTAGGGATCATCAATATCTCCATTGATTAACCATTTGTTGAGCATCTCTACGTAGTCTTCACTGATAACCTCGAAAAGCTGGGTCAAAAAGCTCAGCGAATCAGAATCAcctttgaacaagttgatacGGTCTTGTACTACGCGCAAAGCCAATCCGCCTTTACAAACAGCAAACTTGCCGTTGTTGGCAAGACTTTCTAGTATGCCCGCCTGGTTTATTGAGCTTTTTACGTTGGCAATAATGTCTTGGAATCGTAAATCAGGTTGTTCAGCAGCCTGGGAACGCTCTACGGTTACCAGATGTATTTGCAACGAGATTTCGTAGATatgtttcaatttgttcagaATATCGCGATCTAGAATTGTCTTTAAAACATTcatgttgaagttggcatTAAACTTGAACTCGTTCTCGATCTCCACAACTACATTTTGGTACTGGTCCAATAGCAGATGTACATAGCAGCAGAACCGCTGGAGTACCTTGCCATATTTGGGCTGGTTATAGAGTTGGTAGAAGGCCGTGAGACCGCCATAGTATTTGCCGTACCATACGAGCTTTTTCGCGATGCTCTTTAGAGAGATATCCAAGTTTTTGGCGATTTTGAAATCGGGGCCGACAAGCTGATTGTgaatatttgttgaatcgtatttttcactgtaGCGGATATAGCAGCCTTCGTAGCCCAATAAAGCAAAGAGGAGATCCTTGATGATGAGTCCCAGTTGGATCTTGAGATCGTTGACCTTGCTGAGCATATATGGCCTTATTCTTGTAGGCTTAGCCGGTGCTGCTTCAATAGTGGAGTTGACTATGGAAGCTGAGGAGGAATCGCGAAGTCGCACTTTATTGGATTCGTCTATCGACATGAAGCTTGTCATCGTGGATATGATTCATGTATtaatgaagaaataaaATGATGTTGActatgaagatgaagatgacaatgacGGTATGGTCTATGGTGGTGCTAGTGAAACTGAGATATACTACAATTAATGATATATGAATACTTTTataaaaagaagagatatGAAATCTTTTGTTTATATGTTTTGATTTGTTTGGATTTGTGCGCGCTTTCTTgatggctgcgaaaaagaTTCATTCTGGTTATTCGTGTCTCCACGGAAGGCTTCAGAGGAATTGATGAATGATACATGATAGTAAATGTATGTTGCTACAATTATGTGCTACTAGGCCGTGTTGATGTTGGATGTACTTTGTTTTTATATTATAGTTACATTAATACAATTATATACTATACACTAGTCCAACCActcagaatcttcatcgtctAAGTCCATATCCTTCATCAAATCCTCCGTAGCCTTCTCGGCCTCTTCCTGGACCTGTTTCAACCCACAAATTTCCTCCAAGTATCCCGAGTCGTTCAAACActtcttgacaaactcCCAGCCCTCTTCTTCGAACTTACTGATCAC from Scheffersomyces stipitis CBS 6054 chromosome 2, complete sequence encodes the following:
- a CDS encoding predicted protein; protein product: MSIDESNKVRLRDSSSASIVNSTIEAAPAKPTRIRPYMLSKVNDLKIQSGLIIKDLLFALLGYEGCYIRYSEKYDSTNIHNQLVGPDFKIAKNLDISLKSIAKKLVWYGKYYGGLTAFYQLYNQPKYGKVLQRFCCYVHSLLDQYQNVVVEIENEFKFNANFNMNVLKTILDRDISNKLKHIYEISLQIHSVTVERSQAAEQPDLRFQDIIANVKSSINQAGILESLANNGKFAVCKGGLALRVVQDRINLFKGDSDSSSFLTQLFEVISEDYVEMLNKWLINGDIDDPYDEFVIREKPVPDSLIDIFHARSEHYWNELFIVKSDGLIDQFSNVDIQMKILNTGKFLNVFKLCTGLNNFNNLKEIIEPITGIYTHDLELKIEAFYNRANKLLMKLLFEGMQFRGLINEFQSVFLFRDSFKIDNFLEKSFSDLKRNRYNVSVSRLEKNYLDTFEIKGNSFSDIPQQEKMTSISAIVRQNQKFSITSSNFYQVAKEIMEVEAFDSEDEDGANLRSLLNKTFKRNASPTDAEKTGHDPNHSDEYAITSIDLSVSLPFPLNLIVIRELSYHYELMFKILIILKFISKFNDNTWRDINHSEVWKHASFDPRIRKWILRCRVLHSRVREFVNELQIYLNYDVVESRFKVFQESLARTEEILKEKVLGSDVNNNNNIEAHFNSKFNTFNNYNSNNTIFDDKIHNMRTSSRNRERELANVDTLISNLSEFLNTLINDSLITKPHLLLALKKMFDIVISFNHYLSRLKKVLITCDVELFEKYSTNYPEMFKDKTMDASSINNRYVNMDNSLHGHFDTFTASLSDFIAVLRTYGESENKSILILSESLERCFPE
- the FTH1 gene encoding iron permease (go_component membrane), which produces MAQTFEDYFSIQAFLIVLRETLESAIIISVLLAFLHQSFKSGNFTSTPDKKKHRNGSYRSTSEALLVPEGSSSSAEEEQQEVDTDSIYRYLKLQIWVGGFLGLVVCLLVGTVILGVFYILGQDLWAVAEHYWEGTFSILASIIISIMGIKILRINKMQEKWKYKLSTLIHNSDYLNKAVRGHRERNNLNIENQTWSSKLALWSEKYSMFILPFVTTLREGMEAIVFIGGIGINENTSLVALVNSVVLAIIIGSFIGVLLYRSGNTLSLQWFLITSTCFLYLVAAGLFSKGIWNFELQHFINLCDGFDVSETGHGPGSYDIATSVWHVNCCNGELQDDGAFWMMFTAVFGWTNSATYGSVIGYNLYWLVVIITFTSLLFEEKYGRLPLIPVEWQQRRINKRLSAYQPLTVPEAAVLDTIRESLDSVSSETPLNQ
- the LSC2 gene encoding succinate--CoA ligase (GDP-forming) beta chain (LSC2) (beta subunit of succinyl-CoA ligase (synthetase ATP-forming), a mitochondrial enzyme of the TCA cycle~go_funtion catalytic activity~go_process metabolism), yielding MLSRTIARASRAVAQQKRFLSLHEYRSAALLEQYGVGVPKGYAATTAEGAFDAAKKLGTTELVIKAQALTGGRGKGHFDSGLQGGVKLISSPEEAKDLAAQMLGHKLITKQTGAAGKEVTAVYIVERRDALTEAYVAILNDRAAQTPIIVASSQGGMDIEGVAAETPEAIHTFKVDLKEGVTDKLATEVASVLGYTDAAIPEAAKAVQNLYKVFEEKDCTQVEINPLSETPDHKVLAMDAKLGFDDNASFRQEEVFNWRDPTQEDPEEVEASKYGLNFIKLDGNIANIVNGAGLAMATMDIIKLYGGKPANFLDCGGTATPATIEKAFELILSDKKVNGIFVNIFGGIVRCDYVAEGLIAATKNFNLDIPVVVRLQGTNMQQAKELIDNSGLKLFAFEDLDPAAEKIVELAPAN
- a CDS encoding predicted protein (go_component proteasome core complex (sensu Eukaryota)~go_funtion endopeptidase activity~go_process ubiquitin-dependent protein catabolism), translating into MFLTRSEYDRGVSTFSPEGRLFQVEYSLEAIKLGSTAIGISTSEGVILGVEKRVSSSLLEHTSIEKIVEIDKHIGCAMSGLTADARSMIDHARVSSLTHNLYYDEDIQVESLTQSVCDLALRFGEGAGGEKRLMSRPFGVALLIAGIDKDKGPQLYHAEPSGTFYRYEAKAIGSGSEGAQSELQNEYHKSMTLKEAELLALKTLKQVMEEKLDCKNAQLASVTAEGGFQIYSDEKTDEIIKALIESQVDEDPALSGN